The Cherax quadricarinatus isolate ZL_2023a chromosome 78, ASM3850222v1, whole genome shotgun sequence genome contains a region encoding:
- the LOC128701559 gene encoding carbohydrate sulfotransferase 11: protein MVREVSLRLILAVLALPSLICYLLLIDTTTVRYHPLPTEHASQSPPTVGSCLSCGLDFAVVSDVPVEDPEDFWWADWDEVQRSRRAALHFACFHVKNTKVRSFTKLLSARKYLYNLLLDERHKAIYCYVPKVACTNWKRMMMILSGRTNKTNPLNISSHVPHEEGVLTRLSGTRMKSSHLNYKLRTYTKFLFVRHPMERLVSAYRNKLVINSTSAADFKRRYGVTIMRKYRKGVNALNVTKNGHGVTFAEFVSYLIDTRQDSFQSLNEHWAPYVDLCHPCTIRYNIIGKYETLEEDSEYILRKIGAPRDLHFPPVVASRTASLVAQHMASLTRELSQKLYELYKHDFKLFEYDYSNF, encoded by the exons ATGGTGCGAGAGGTGTCACTGAGGCTGATCCTGGCGGTGCTAGCGTTGCCCTCCCTTATATGCTATCTCCTGCTCATTGATACCACCACCGTCCGataccacccactaccaacaG AGCACGCATCACAATCTCCTCCCACGGTTGGTTCCTGCCTTTCTTGTGGTCTCGACTTCGCTGTGGTGAGTGACGTTCCTGTAGAAGACCCAGAAGACTTTTGGTGGGCTGACTGGGATGAGGTTCAGAGGAGCAGACGGGCAGCTTTGCACTTCGCATGTTTCCATGTCAAGAATACTAAAGTCAGGTCGTTCACCAAGCTTCTAAGTGCCCGCAAATACCTCTACAACCTGCTCTTGGATGAAAGGCACAAAGCTATCTATTGTTATGTTCCCAAG GTTGCCTGCACAAACTGGAAGCGAATGATGATGATCTTGTCAGGACGGACCAACAAAACCAACCCACTCAACATTAGTTCGCATGTTCCACATGAAGAGGGTGTTTTAACCAGGCTGTCAGGAACACGCATGAAG TCTTCACATCTAAACTACAAGCTGAGAACCTACACAAAGTTTCTCTTTGTACGGCATCCAATGGAGCGATTAGTGTCTGCTTATAGAAATAAGTTGGTTATAAACTCCACCTCTGCTGCAGATTTCAAGAGAAGGTATGGTGTGACAATCATGAGGAAATATCGTAAGGGAGTAAATGCCCTAAATGTCACTAAAAATGGTCACGGTGTAACATTTGCAGAATTTGTATCCTATTTAATAGATACACGGCAGGATAGTTTTCAGAGTTTAAATGAGCACTGGGCACCGTACGTTGATCTGTGTCATCCCTGTACTATTAGATATAACATCATTGGTAAGTATGAAACACTGGAGGAAGATTCCGAGTACATCTTGAGGAAAATTGGCGCTCCTCGAGATTTACACTTCCCGCCTGTAGTAGCGTCACGCACTGCATCCTTAGTGGCTCAGCATATGGCTTCCCTCACACGCGAACTCAGTCAGAAACTCTATGAACTATATAAACACGACTTCAAGCTCTTTGAGTACGATTATTCAAACTTTTAA